The following coding sequences lie in one Psychrilyobacter atlanticus DSM 19335 genomic window:
- a CDS encoding OmpA family protein yields the protein IDNMATVSYGGTTKDSNITKTAIESATAKTNLLVEKTVTDANTNDIAEADEKLTYAIKVTNNSSVKVVGAVLTDLLDSKFFDGQTAPNLVGATGNIKTGVTLPEIEAGKSVTVSFELKAIYPLNTVPGETIDNMATVSYGGTTKDSNKVSLPIQKLVATDLDIKLQVEDLGGNGFERGDGIVDDGEEAEYTISITNPTPVNAVNVLVSDDYKGLYLYKNDSYKYVSSDGKKLTGKDLKEGIVLPEIKAGETIELKFMVGFSYEGKNVDQDDTIPNEAYLSLQETSPLKKLMRAATPINKSSNKVVLNVANPTYTLSKEIRNKKDEFYPGDIVVYDITLENTSKVIGRNIKVEDKVSEIKAFESWTWESGISKTPESLLKTSLRKDLSENGIELLAGETKRYTVVGRLKDTLSKGEVKNTVKAGENLELQAEATLKVTDAQIKVTKTAKKKWVSIGDLISYKITVQNLSGNKGTVLKNLSLKDMMPPGFKYAEGSGKVDGNDADEDLRGRTIYFNNLELVGDKKIEITYILRIGTGVKPGSYKNKAWIENTSGKNLSNIGEASVEVINDPLFNSTVIIGKVFHDRDNDGWQDDANAYDIRVQTLSSQDNYLDGSVKKGEEEWRISSESKELLLGNLDGRGDESERSQKVILRRRIKDPKKIGDILIKSKEGSNITLKSTGEVLRNHSGNRNLTGVDLKVVRRVIKDPKYREELKNVKSLKKVRIENFIEPIYFDSAYANIRDGENEKLKQYLEKLSNKKNLKLVIVGYTDSQKPSKKATFKNNHELSIARANTLKDYLSMKLDLSEEMFVIEGKGPKNPKGSNRTSSGRQLNRRTEIVIEYDEEIMKQIPLKVDESDYFEEVEIRNDGISEEGIPGVRLATVEGLVIETDQFGRYHVDGIDDIPDRGKNFIIKVDKVTLPSGTEFTTENPRVKTLTKVMEKFNFGVKIPKVKRRVKEKEIKVRVGSVFFLTDKWNVREDQIDNLKKISSLLTEYRGGVIVVEGNTDSRASNKYNEILALKRAKSIGKELEKIMGKDMISNVKIVTDLSGGER from the coding sequence AATAGATAATATGGCAACGGTATCATATGGAGGTACAACGAAAGATTCAAATATTACGAAGACAGCAATAGAAAGTGCAACAGCTAAAACAAATTTATTAGTAGAAAAAACAGTAACAGATGCAAATACGAATGATATAGCCGAAGCAGATGAGAAATTAACATATGCAATAAAGGTAACGAATAATTCAAGTGTAAAAGTAGTAGGCGCAGTATTAACAGACCTATTAGACTCAAAGTTCTTTGATGGACAGACAGCGCCGAATTTAGTAGGAGCAACAGGAAACATAAAAACCGGAGTAACATTACCGGAAATAGAAGCAGGAAAATCAGTAACAGTAAGTTTTGAATTGAAAGCAATATATCCATTAAATACAGTACCGGGAGAAACAATAGATAATATGGCAACGGTATCATATGGAGGTACAACGAAAGATTCAAATAAAGTAAGCCTTCCTATTCAAAAACTCGTGGCTACAGACCTAGACATAAAACTTCAGGTAGAGGATCTAGGAGGAAATGGATTTGAAAGGGGAGACGGAATAGTAGATGATGGAGAGGAAGCAGAATATACCATCTCTATAACTAATCCGACACCTGTAAATGCTGTAAATGTATTGGTATCTGATGATTATAAGGGGTTATACCTGTATAAAAATGATTCATATAAATATGTTTCATCTGACGGGAAAAAATTAACTGGAAAAGATTTAAAAGAGGGGATAGTCTTACCTGAAATAAAGGCAGGAGAAACGATAGAGTTAAAGTTTATGGTGGGATTCAGCTATGAAGGGAAAAACGTAGACCAGGATGATACAATTCCAAATGAAGCGTATCTTTCACTTCAAGAAACTTCACCTCTTAAAAAGTTGATGAGAGCAGCAACTCCTATTAATAAAAGTTCTAATAAAGTAGTCCTCAATGTTGCTAATCCGACATATACCCTCTCGAAGGAGATAAGAAATAAAAAAGATGAATTTTATCCGGGAGATATAGTAGTTTATGATATTACTCTGGAGAATACTTCTAAAGTTATAGGAAGAAACATAAAAGTAGAGGATAAGGTCAGTGAAATAAAGGCTTTTGAAAGCTGGACATGGGAATCAGGAATATCAAAAACACCTGAATCACTCCTTAAAACCAGCTTGAGAAAAGATCTTTCGGAGAATGGAATAGAACTCTTGGCTGGAGAAACTAAAAGGTATACAGTAGTTGGACGGCTTAAAGATACTCTTTCAAAGGGAGAGGTAAAAAATACAGTAAAAGCAGGAGAAAATTTAGAACTGCAGGCTGAAGCTACCCTTAAAGTGACAGATGCCCAGATAAAGGTGACTAAAACAGCTAAGAAAAAATGGGTTTCCATAGGAGACCTGATCAGTTATAAGATAACTGTTCAAAACCTTTCAGGGAATAAGGGGACAGTACTTAAAAATTTAAGTTTAAAAGATATGATGCCTCCTGGATTTAAATATGCTGAAGGATCTGGAAAAGTAGATGGAAATGATGCAGATGAAGACCTTAGAGGCAGAACTATTTATTTCAATAATTTAGAGCTAGTAGGAGATAAAAAAATTGAAATAACTTATATTTTGAGGATTGGAACTGGAGTTAAACCTGGCTCTTATAAAAATAAAGCATGGATAGAAAATACTTCTGGAAAGAACCTGTCTAACATCGGGGAAGCCAGTGTAGAAGTTATAAATGATCCGTTATTTAATAGTACGGTAATAATTGGAAAAGTTTTCCATGACAGAGACAATGATGGTTGGCAGGACGATGCCAATGCTTATGATATCAGAGTGCAGACCCTTTCTTCTCAAGACAACTACTTAGATGGTTCTGTAAAAAAAGGAGAAGAAGAATGGAGAATCTCTTCAGAGTCTAAAGAATTACTCTTAGGAAACCTTGATGGAAGGGGAGATGAGAGTGAAAGATCTCAAAAGGTGATTTTAAGAAGAAGGATAAAAGATCCTAAAAAAATAGGAGATATCCTGATTAAATCCAAAGAAGGATCAAATATCACTTTAAAATCTACAGGTGAAGTTCTAAGAAACCATAGTGGGAATAGAAATCTTACAGGGGTTGATTTAAAAGTAGTCAGAAGAGTAATAAAAGATCCTAAATACAGGGAAGAACTAAAGAATGTTAAGAGTTTAAAAAAAGTAAGGATAGAGAACTTTATAGAGCCTATATATTTTGATTCAGCATATGCCAATATCAGAGATGGTGAAAATGAAAAATTAAAACAATATCTGGAAAAGTTGAGTAATAAAAAGAATCTTAAGTTAGTCATTGTAGGTTACACTGATTCTCAAAAGCCTTCTAAAAAGGCAACGTTTAAAAATAACCATGAGTTGTCTATTGCAAGAGCTAATACGTTAAAAGATTATCTTTCGATGAAGTTAGATCTTTCAGAAGAGATGTTTGTTATAGAGGGGAAGGGACCTAAAAATCCTAAAGGAAGCAACAGAACAAGCAGTGGAAGACAGCTTAATAGAAGAACAGAGATAGTTATAGAGTATGATGAGGAAATTATGAAACAAATACCTCTAAAGGTAGATGAAAGTGACTACTTTGAAGAGGTAGAGATAAGAAATGACGGAATTTCAGAAGAGGGAATCCCAGGAGTAAGACTCGCTACAGTGGAAGGATTAGTAATTGAAACTGACCAATTTGGAAGATATCATGTGGATGGTATAGATGATATACCGGACAGAGGTAAAAACTTTATTATTAAAGTAGATAAGGTTACTCTTCCTTCAGGAACAGAGTTTACTACAGAAAATCCAAGGGTAAAAACTCTTACCAAGGTCATGGAAAAATTTAACTTCGGGGTAAAAATTCCAAAGGTAAAAAGAAGAGTTAAAGAAAAAGAGATAAAAGTAAGAGTTGGAAGTGTATTCTTTCTAACGGATAAGTGGAATGTAAGAGAGGATCAGATAGATAACCTTAAGAAGATATCATCGCTCCTTACTGAGTATAGGGGTGGAGTTATTGTGGTAGAAGGAAATACTGATAGTCGGGCATCGAATAAATATAATGAGATTCTGGCATTAAAAAGAGCCAAATCTATTGGGAAAGAGTTGGAAAAAATAATGGGGAAAGATATGATTTCTAATGTAAAAATTGTTACAGACCTCTCTGGAGGTGAAAGATAA
- a CDS encoding DUF7507 domain-containing protein, which translates to MKKIVLLFLLVISMSLWGKEVNGNYSNFLYYEDAVKSGSEVRITPDEGYKVGAVWSRNMFDLNEDFHFEYEIYLGNRKTMSLKDYETQYPNRSTDSSYVDVNGNIDIGADGMAFAFKSSDYKDMNYARNGQNIGYGGRNDLGGKFEKSFGVKFDTYTNPNYDPQCPSDIMGDLIKDHIAFIAEGEIGTTRNSGIKGGTSYKEIDEMEDGEWHKVTFDWDASSKTFKYTFRDGIKTYTDTYFGDIVGEYLGGRYVYFGFTSSTGQWMNEHKFRNPIVRGTIPTNDYKLDIKKEVVSGNNYKLGDTVKYKITITNTGGETLTNIKLKDGIDISDNAGESDIGLVQSTWDELKAGQSVVTYGTKTVLDSSIEGSITQGDIDKGSIVRTAAVEATKKGSDPKEYLYAAAEATVYANIVEGLEVTKRIDHIKDGEDYTKTKENYTKAGDIIVYKFSITNTGTQTLKDVSISDLKVPGVQLDKTILLPPKQGEEDGEIAIGTGEYIVTQDDVDNGKVINTANFRAVKPDGNVIGKSATAIATGIPATYKFKVSNTPTITDKDDKSVVTEYSKVGDVVTYTVTLENTGTGTLKDIKITDKDNTGGIKLIDPTKTVLLPGEKAVAEVTHTVTQDDLNAGTIVYPATFNANTIDSKVLTPITEPATVKGLSIINLLVEKTVTDANTNDVAEADEKLTYAIKVTNNSSVKVVGAVLTDLLDSKFFDGQTATNLVGATGNIKTGVTLPEIEAGKSVTVSFELKAIYPLNTVPGETIDNMATVSYGGTTKDSNITKTAIESATAKTNLLVEKTVTDANTNDIAEADEKLTYAIKVTNNSSVKVVGAVLTDLLDSKFFDGQTAPNLVGATGNIKTGVTLPEIEAGKSVTV; encoded by the coding sequence ATGAAGAAAATAGTTTTATTGTTTTTATTAGTTATATCAATGTCATTATGGGGGAAAGAGGTTAATGGAAACTACAGTAATTTTCTATACTATGAAGATGCGGTAAAAAGTGGAAGTGAGGTAAGGATAACCCCTGATGAAGGGTATAAAGTCGGTGCAGTCTGGTCACGGAATATGTTTGATTTAAATGAAGATTTTCATTTTGAATATGAGATATATTTGGGGAACAGGAAAACGATGAGTCTTAAAGATTATGAGACTCAATATCCCAACCGTAGTACGGATTCATCATATGTTGATGTAAATGGAAACATTGATATAGGAGCAGATGGAATGGCCTTTGCTTTTAAATCTTCGGATTATAAAGATATGAACTATGCTAGAAATGGACAAAATATAGGTTATGGTGGTAGAAACGACTTAGGAGGAAAATTTGAAAAATCCTTTGGAGTTAAATTTGATACTTATACAAATCCTAATTATGACCCACAATGCCCTAGTGATATAATGGGGGATTTAATAAAGGACCATATTGCTTTTATAGCTGAGGGAGAAATTGGAACTACTAGAAATTCTGGAATTAAAGGTGGAACATCTTATAAAGAAATAGATGAAATGGAAGATGGAGAGTGGCATAAGGTTACCTTTGATTGGGATGCTTCGTCTAAAACATTTAAATATACTTTTAGGGATGGAATAAAAACTTATACAGATACTTACTTTGGAGATATTGTAGGGGAATATTTAGGAGGGAGATACGTTTATTTTGGATTTACTTCATCAACAGGGCAATGGATGAATGAACATAAATTTCGTAACCCTATAGTCAGAGGAACTATACCGACAAATGATTATAAATTAGACATAAAGAAAGAGGTTGTTAGTGGAAATAACTATAAATTAGGAGATACCGTTAAATATAAAATAACAATAACAAATACAGGGGGGGAAACTCTTACCAATATCAAATTGAAGGATGGTATAGATATATCAGATAATGCAGGAGAATCTGATATCGGACTTGTACAAAGCACATGGGACGAACTTAAAGCTGGTCAGAGTGTTGTAACATATGGAACTAAAACAGTTCTTGATTCGAGTATAGAAGGAAGTATAACACAAGGCGATATAGATAAAGGGAGTATAGTAAGAACTGCAGCGGTAGAGGCGACAAAAAAAGGCAGCGACCCTAAAGAATATCTTTATGCAGCTGCAGAAGCAACAGTATACGCAAATATAGTTGAGGGATTGGAAGTAACTAAAAGAATAGATCATATAAAGGATGGAGAAGACTATACAAAGACAAAAGAAAACTATACAAAAGCAGGAGATATAATTGTATATAAATTCAGTATAACCAATACGGGAACTCAAACATTAAAAGATGTATCTATCTCAGATTTAAAGGTACCAGGTGTTCAATTGGACAAAACAATACTTTTACCACCAAAACAGGGAGAAGAAGATGGAGAAATAGCTATAGGAACTGGAGAATATATAGTAACTCAAGATGATGTGGATAATGGAAAGGTAATAAATACTGCAAACTTTAGAGCTGTAAAACCAGATGGAAACGTAATAGGAAAGAGTGCGACAGCTATAGCTACTGGAATTCCAGCAACGTATAAGTTTAAAGTAAGTAATACACCAACGATCACAGATAAAGATGATAAATCAGTTGTTACTGAATATAGCAAAGTAGGAGATGTTGTAACTTATACAGTGACACTAGAAAATACTGGTACAGGTACTTTAAAAGATATTAAGATTACAGATAAAGACAATACAGGTGGGATTAAATTAATTGATCCAACAAAAACAGTATTGTTACCGGGAGAAAAAGCAGTAGCAGAAGTAACACATACAGTAACGCAAGATGATTTAAATGCTGGAACGATAGTATATCCTGCGACATTTAATGCGAATACTATTGACAGTAAAGTATTAACACCTATAACAGAACCAGCAACAGTAAAGGGTTTATCTATTATAAATTTATTAGTAGAAAAAACAGTAACAGATGCAAATACGAATGATGTAGCCGAAGCAGATGAGAAATTAACATATGCAATAAAGGTAACGAATAATTCAAGTGTAAAAGTAGTAGGCGCAGTATTAACAGACCTATTAGACTCAAAGTTCTTTGATGGACAGACAGCGACGAATTTAGTAGGAGCAACAGGAAACATAAAAACCGGAGTAACATTACCGGAAATAGAAGCAGGAAAATCAGTAACAGTAAGTTTTGAATTGAAAGCAATATATCCATTAAATACAGTACCGGGAGAAACAATAGATAATATGGCAACGGTATCATATGGAGGTACAACGAAAGATTCAAATATTACGAAGACAGCAATAGAAAGTGCAACAGCTAAAACAAATTTATTAGTAGAAAAAACAGTAACAGATGCAAATACGAATGATATAGCCGAAGCAGATGAGAAATTAACATATGCAATAAAGGTAACGAATAATTCAAGTGTAAAAGTAGTAGGCGCAGTATTAACAGACCTATTAGACTCAAAGTTCTTTGATGGACAGACAGCGCCGAATTTAGTAGGAGCAACAGGAAACATAAAAACCGGAGTAACATTACCGGAAATAGAAGCAGGAAAATCAGTAACAGT
- a CDS encoding NusG domain II-containing protein: MYFKRGDLIIYGLIIGIFLTLGMNVHKIKETKAERAEIYVNNQLKYTYKLQKAEKEFYVDTDIGGVGIKLKDNKIRVTSSYSPRKLCVKQGWIERSGQTIIGVPDKLLIKIVGKEEDEVDFILR; encoded by the coding sequence ATGTATTTTAAAAGGGGAGATCTGATAATCTATGGATTGATCATAGGGATTTTTTTGACTTTAGGCATGAATGTCCATAAAATTAAGGAAACTAAGGCAGAGAGAGCTGAAATATATGTAAATAATCAATTGAAATACACATATAAACTCCAAAAAGCAGAGAAGGAATTCTATGTTGATACAGATATTGGAGGAGTAGGAATAAAATTAAAAGATAATAAGATAAGGGTAACTTCTTCGTATTCACCGAGGAAGTTATGTGTCAAGCAGGGGTGGATAGAGAGATCTGGGCAGACTATTATAGGAGTTCCGGATAAACTTTTAATAAAGATAGTAGGAAAAGAAGAGGATGAGGTGGATTTTATCCTGCGATAG
- a CDS encoding phosphatidylserine decarboxylase, with protein MKLDKIEYIDRKTNKILVENVPGESFLKFLYHNPFGKLPLELLVKRKCLSSFYGKLMDQKTSINKIEDFVRDNHIDMSESQKKVGEFTSFNDFFYRKLKPNARKIEDGLVSPADGKAIGFQEINDWDKFFVKGTEFCLEKYLNNKELWEKYRGGSMIVVRLAPADYHRYHFPAAGEIGSRNKIDGYYYSVSPYAIKDNFGVFCENKRELTTLKTSEYGDILISEIGATMVGGIEQTYTPNSDIKKGEEKGYFTFGGSSVLLLFEKGKVRIDDDILKNTKNGYETKVYMGEKIGE; from the coding sequence ATGAAATTAGATAAGATTGAATATATAGATAGAAAAACAAATAAGATATTGGTTGAAAATGTCCCGGGAGAAAGTTTTTTAAAATTTTTATACCATAATCCATTTGGGAAACTACCTTTGGAATTGCTGGTAAAGAGAAAATGTTTGTCTTCTTTTTATGGGAAATTGATGGATCAAAAAACTTCAATCAATAAGATAGAAGATTTTGTGAGGGATAATCATATAGATATGAGTGAATCTCAAAAGAAAGTAGGAGAATTTACTTCATTTAATGATTTTTTTTACAGAAAGCTAAAGCCCAATGCAAGAAAAATAGAGGATGGATTGGTTTCTCCTGCTGATGGAAAGGCAATAGGATTTCAAGAGATCAATGATTGGGATAAATTCTTTGTGAAAGGGACTGAATTTTGTTTAGAAAAATATCTGAATAATAAAGAGTTGTGGGAAAAATACAGGGGTGGAAGTATGATAGTTGTAAGGTTAGCCCCTGCAGATTATCATAGATATCATTTTCCTGCTGCTGGAGAAATTGGCAGTAGAAATAAAATAGATGGATATTATTATTCTGTATCCCCCTATGCAATAAAAGATAATTTTGGAGTATTCTGTGAAAATAAGAGAGAATTGACTACACTGAAAACCAGTGAATATGGGGATATTTTGATTTCAGAGATAGGAGCTACCATGGTAGGAGGAATTGAACAGACCTATACTCCTAATAGCGATATAAAAAAAGGAGAGGAAAAGGGGTACTTTACCTTTGGTGGATCTTCGGTACTGTTGTTGTTTGAAAAAGGTAAGGTTAGGATAGATGATGATATTTTAAAGAATACAAAAAATGGCTATGAAACTAAGGTTTATATGGGTGAAAAAATAGGAGAATAA